Within Bacteroidota bacterium, the genomic segment GGAAGTGTTGTTGGTCCAGGGCGATAAGAATTGAAGAACTCGTGCTTGAGCTAATCGTCACGCTCCTGTTTAACGGCAGACATACCCGGAAGGGCACAAAACCGATAGTGGTTTTCTATGCAGTTTTTCTGCGTAGTTTTTTGGTCAGGGGAGAACCTAATTCGCCGGCGTCGTTTTATTAAGGTAGTTCCTTCTTTGCCCTGCGTTTGCATGTATATCCCTGAAGACAAAATAGAAGAAATTCGCGCTGCCAGCGATGTAGTAGAAGTCGTCGGGGAATACGTACAGCTTAAACAGCGCGGGACCAACTTTGTTGGTTTGTGTCCTTTCCACAAAGAGAAAACCCCGTCTTTCAATGTCAATCCGGGTTTGGGTATTTTCAAGTGTTTTGGGTGTGGTGCCGGTGGCAATGTCTTTCAGTTTTTGATGCGGATTGAAACGCTCGAATTTCCCGAGGCGGTGAAAATTCTGGCGCAGAAGACTGGCATCGTCATTCCTGAGAATCACGAACAGCAAAAACAAAGCTCCGAAGTTGAAGGCATTTTTCATGCCCTGCGGTTTGCCGGCCGATTTTTTTATCAACATCTAACCCAGAAACCATCAGGCGAAGAAGCCCTTGCGTATCTCACCAATCGCGGGTTTTCACCGGATTCCATCAAGAAATTTGGATTAGGCTACGCCCCGGAAGCCTGGGATGGTTTGTTAACGGCTGCCGAGAAAGAGAAAATTGACGTCCAATTTCTCGAAAAAGCCGGCCTCATTATCCCGCGCAAAGATAAGTCTGGCTATTACGACCGATACCGCAATCGCGTCATTTTCCCCATCTTCTCGCACCTGAGCAAGGTAATAGGGTTTGGCGGACGTATTCTGACAGCAGATAAAAATCAGCCCAAATATATCAACTCGCCTGAAACGCGGGTTTATCACAAAGGACGCGTGCTTTATGGATTGCATCAATCTAAACAGGCAATTCGGAAGCGGGAGCAAGTGCTGCTGGTTGAGGGCTACACGGATGTTATCTCGCTTTTCCAGGCCGGTATAGAAAACGTTGTAGCAACAAGCGGGACTGCGCTCACGCCCGATCAAATTAAACTCCTCAAGCGGTACACCAACCAGGTATTGGTGTTATACGATAGCGACTCCGCGGGTGCTGCCGCTGCTTTGCGCGGGATCGACCTGTTGTTGACACAGGGCATGACCGTGTATGGCCTTGAGCTGCCTGAAGGCGAAGATCCTGATTCATATGTCCGGGCCCACGGCGCCGAAGGTTTTGAAACGTATATGGTAGAGCAGCGCAAAGATTTTATCGCGTTTATTTACGAACTCGCAAAGCGCAGTGGCCAGCTACAAACGCCGGAAGGGGAAGGAAAGCTGACGCGCTCCATTCTTAATTCCATTGCGCGCATGCCCGATACCACCATGCATGAGCCTTTTATCCGAAGGGCAAGCCATGTATTGGGTATTCCTGATATCAAGCTGTTTGGTGAGCTGAGTAAAATGCTTAAAGCTGCTCCAGCAACTGCGCGGTCGCAGCCAGTTGAAGAGGTGCCGCCGATGCCTTCTGTCTATACTGATGAATCGGCGCCCATTGAAGTTGAGGTGCCTGGGGTTGTACTGCCGGAAGAGCGCATGCTGGTTTTACTGATGCTCGATCATGGCAATCCGCTTGTAGAGCACATCATGGGCAACATGTCGATTGATGAATTCAGCCCGGGCGTAATTCGCAAAACAGTGGATGCTATTCTGTCGATGTATAATGACGGCAAAGTGAACAAGGATAAGTTGATTGAGGGCACCCATGGCAACCTGGTGCGGGAATTGGTAACTGATGTGCTCATGCAGCGCCACGAACTTTCCAAAAACTGGAGCCGCAAGCAAAATATCAGCGTCCCGCGTTATAATGAAGATCCATACGAAGTGGCTGCCGGCGCCATGACCCTGTTGAAACTGGATCGCGTGAAAGATGCCATGGAGCAGATGAAACAGCAGATATTCAGGGCTGAACAGTCAGGTGCCAACGTACATAAGCTCCTCCAGGAACAGATGGCATTACAAACTTTACAGCGCCAGATTGAAAGGCGAGAATTTCTCGACTGGAATGTTTAGTTTAAATAAATCTTCAAAATTTACGATCTTACGTATAGAGCAACGCTACGCATGACCCGCACGTAGCGTTTTTTGTCCGAACCCCTGCGAACAGATTCTCGCCTGTAAACACCACAGCTGTAAAAGCACAGCAATACCGGTTTGTCCGTTCGGCATACCACATTATTGCAGCCGAGAGTGAAGAACCAAACTATCTGCAAGAGCATGTAGGGTCTGTTTATGACCCCCGAAATATAGAGGAAGCAAGTCCGGCTGAAGAGGCTACACCAGGCCTGGAGCATGCGACGAAGGCACAACGCGTACCCCGCAAACTCGACTTGAACCATGCCAGCCTGTATTTCAATCGGGAATTGAGCTGGCTTGATTTTAACTGGCGTGTATTATTTCAGTCGAAAGACGAACGCGTGCCCTTGCTTGAGCGGGTCAGGTTTCTTGCCATAGTTTCTTCCAACCTCGACGAGTTTTTCAGGAAGCGCGTGGGCGGGCTCAAGCGGCAGGTAGCTGCAGGCGTACGCCGGCTCTCGCCTGATGGCCGTACACCGGAAGATCAGCTCTTGCTCATCGCCCAGGCCGTGCCCGGGCTGTATCATGCCATCGGAGAAGTCTGGAAAAACGAACTCAAGCCTGCCATTGAAGAGCGGGCCGGCGTGGTTATTAAAGATTACGGGAGTCTGACCAAAGAAGAGCGGGAAGCGGTAAACAATTATTTTCAGGAAAAGATATTTCCAATCCTTACTCCGCTGGCGGTGGATCCTGGTCACCCTTTTCCATTTATATCGAATCTTAGCCTTTCCCTTGCCGTCATGCTGCGGCATCCGGTAAAGAAAACAGAGCATTTTGCCCGCATTAAGGTGCCCGTTACCCGAGAACGCTGGATTCCGGTTAATGAAAAACATCATTTCATTCCTATCGAGCAGGTCATTGCCAATAACATTGGTGCGCTGTTCAAGGGCATGGAAATCCTCGGGGTGTATCCTTTCCGGATTACCCGAAATGCAGATATCCGCCGAAACGAAGAAGAAGCGGAAGACCTGATTGAAATGATTTCGGAGGAGTTGCGCGAGCGCCGCTACGCTTCTGTGGTGCGGCTCGAAATACAGAGCGCAACACCCGAACATGTGCGGCTGCTACTGATGCGTGAGCTTGGCCTGCAGCCAGAGGATGTGTATGAGACCGCAAATGGGCTGATTGATCATACTGCGTGTATGGCCCTTGCCAATCTCAATGTTCCCGAACATCAATATGAACCCTGGGAGCCGATGATTCCCCGCCGGCTGCGGCCAGAAGGAGATCCCCCGGAAGCGCCCAATGTGTTCAAGGTGATTCGTGATGGCGATCTGATTGTGCATCATCCTTACGAATCGTTCAAGGCTACTACGCAGCACTTTGTAGAAGCCGCCGCAGAGGACCCGAAGGTACTTGCAATCAAGCAAACCCTTTACCGGACATCTGACGAGTCGCCCATTGTTAAAGCCCTGATGCGGGCTGCTGAGCGGGAGAAGCAGGTTGCCGTACTGGTGGAAGTGAAGGCCCGGTTTGACGAGGAGAACAACATTGAGTGGGCGCAAA encodes:
- the dnaG gene encoding DNA primase, coding for MYIPEDKIEEIRAASDVVEVVGEYVQLKQRGTNFVGLCPFHKEKTPSFNVNPGLGIFKCFGCGAGGNVFQFLMRIETLEFPEAVKILAQKTGIVIPENHEQQKQSSEVEGIFHALRFAGRFFYQHLTQKPSGEEALAYLTNRGFSPDSIKKFGLGYAPEAWDGLLTAAEKEKIDVQFLEKAGLIIPRKDKSGYYDRYRNRVIFPIFSHLSKVIGFGGRILTADKNQPKYINSPETRVYHKGRVLYGLHQSKQAIRKREQVLLVEGYTDVISLFQAGIENVVATSGTALTPDQIKLLKRYTNQVLVLYDSDSAGAAAALRGIDLLLTQGMTVYGLELPEGEDPDSYVRAHGAEGFETYMVEQRKDFIAFIYELAKRSGQLQTPEGEGKLTRSILNSIARMPDTTMHEPFIRRASHVLGIPDIKLFGELSKMLKAAPATARSQPVEEVPPMPSVYTDESAPIEVEVPGVVLPEERMLVLLMLDHGNPLVEHIMGNMSIDEFSPGVIRKTVDAILSMYNDGKVNKDKLIEGTHGNLVRELVTDVLMQRHELSKNWSRKQNISVPRYNEDPYEVAAGAMTLLKLDRVKDAMEQMKQQIFRAEQSGANVHKLLQEQMALQTLQRQIERREFLDWNV
- the ppk1 gene encoding polyphosphate kinase 1, which codes for MEHATKAQRVPRKLDLNHASLYFNRELSWLDFNWRVLFQSKDERVPLLERVRFLAIVSSNLDEFFRKRVGGLKRQVAAGVRRLSPDGRTPEDQLLLIAQAVPGLYHAIGEVWKNELKPAIEERAGVVIKDYGSLTKEEREAVNNYFQEKIFPILTPLAVDPGHPFPFISNLSLSLAVMLRHPVKKTEHFARIKVPVTRERWIPVNEKHHFIPIEQVIANNIGALFKGMEILGVYPFRITRNADIRRNEEEAEDLIEMISEELRERRYASVVRLEIQSATPEHVRLLLMRELGLQPEDVYETANGLIDHTACMALANLNVPEHQYEPWEPMIPRRLRPEGDPPEAPNVFKVIRDGDLIVHHPYESFKATTQHFVEAAAEDPKVLAIKQTLYRTSDESPIVKALMRAAEREKQVAVLVEVKARFDEENNIEWAQMLEKSGVHVTYGLVGLKTHTKITLVVREEEDGLRTYCHIGTGNYNPKTARLYTDLGLLTCDKARGLEIINLFHVLTGYVADQHYEKLLVAPKSMRKAFIAMIHQEVENQARYGNGHIVAQMNALDDVEMIQELYRASQAGVRIELIVRGHCRLRPGLPKISENIRVISIIGRFLEHSRVYYFYQNGQPRVFIGSADWQRRNLDDRVEAVTEIEDTKIRERLISTLRAALKDRRSAWVLDEDGTYTLYQPKEGEYDSGFQEVLMRRANKERAVPPPA